The following proteins are co-located in the Flectobacillus major DSM 103 genome:
- a CDS encoding zinc-dependent metalloprotease yields MKKLFLAILYLIFTWQNTLAQETASTLPVCGTDDSKMSTSTLALVQNAQKYIESKKSSRMATNITRVARIAIEIDYDTYQSYKGDTNLLKKDAIRQMSMVSKVFEQEMNIRLVVSYINIWTNAKDDPYYNTNNIFEMLSRVNNVWNSSSSSPKFVQLRSQYDKVMYITTKNFTGAGGVAYLSGKESVNPWFRIGTIAHELGHSFGSPHTQSCSWPGGPIDYCYAAEGACYDKALDFIKGSVMSYCNSLGSFHPLTRAVIEQHANTNVAELSANIQTVHLVDEYPIAKAPYFLWDPSIMAEQYIVQIAKDTNFDEIVSQDTTTVQYTNFDNQLTSGSTYYVRVKAINRLGSAEWSNTAKIIVSASSILPPKTINIPKSWILDLAQNNVLKVQPSANATQYEIQFTSTYDYQFSSSVQSVFFAETETKIKLNSSYNTSFWRIRTIVDTLKGAWSDPKTVLIYNSNDWVNDLHTEHLTNPSAGMTLFTYDYITNGSAQVTLKISPSNDLSKVVYEKTYSPFSYSNSKYIFRIPSLENNKSYQATLEYNMLEEYPLSYYPKGVIAQKVKTFVYQKANIDTNHVAYMGFDNIPFMGNFDLQGAITPKHFIYKSQIGIILFDLQTLAPTVLNNQTTQGALGILNTKGFYPVGENQIAVIAQMSRRLEYDGSFPKPAYAINIIDNNTLNFVSSTNISLPSNFSFYKYDTKTQYIYGYTYDKGEYIIAKIENNTFKTLLKITPPRSNLNSYSAPIWNNEYLFQRFYNNSGYTLVRYKFSDGSFTEFSNNDLENIYSSINYDFIDSKGRYWASQNNSLIMFDGTKWTRFNQSNSLITRPYVITENPTSGDIFVFDNNSILKFFDNQWSELGKIQLSVSGLSSMYVDINGLFWFLYDGFVIRYNPCTGEYATPTITPNPSSIEYGQQVSLTAQGCEKQVLWNWNSTKEKGAGLYNQSPLEASPLASTEYVAKCYYEGCTGKEANTKITIIPIVRIDSVSTVCLNQPLKVYGRVLGDFEPTNSFTQIIQSNGKEVKIKPYQIIHNTDNQVVWLSNITSLNTGDYTVHLEGSLPKAISKDTVQGKILPIPPIKITSPPACEGQTLQMSATGGQQYSFFLNNRTLVSTNDHASIEKALLSTNQSYAKVIGYGANGCQNSDSTRITVYALPQISINAPSQVYQSGVLTLGVNGASTYNWTGPANFVASSAAITILNVQLANAGVYSVRGIDQNGCTNTAEVKIEVLIPLSTQEEINQAIKVFPNPASDILSVQTSLKDDVQLNITDSQGRYRYMSTFRQSTQIPLREFTSGVYFIHLRNTNTETFLKFIVQ; encoded by the coding sequence ATGAAAAAACTTTTCCTTGCTATTCTATATCTGATTTTTACATGGCAAAATACCCTTGCACAAGAAACGGCCTCTACTCTGCCAGTATGTGGTACCGACGATTCTAAAATGTCAACCTCGACACTGGCGTTGGTTCAAAATGCTCAAAAATACATAGAAAGTAAAAAATCTAGTAGAATGGCCACCAACATTACCCGAGTAGCTCGTATTGCTATCGAGATTGATTATGATACTTATCAGAGTTATAAAGGCGATACCAATTTGCTTAAAAAAGATGCTATTCGCCAGATGAGCATGGTATCGAAGGTGTTTGAACAAGAGATGAATATTCGCCTTGTTGTAAGCTACATTAATATATGGACTAATGCCAAAGATGACCCATATTATAATACCAATAATATCTTTGAGATGCTTTCACGGGTAAATAATGTGTGGAATTCTAGCTCATCTAGTCCAAAATTTGTTCAGCTAAGGTCTCAATACGACAAGGTTATGTACATTACTACCAAAAACTTTACAGGTGCTGGTGGTGTAGCCTATTTGTCGGGTAAAGAATCTGTAAATCCTTGGTTTAGAATAGGTACAATTGCTCATGAATTGGGGCATTCCTTTGGTTCGCCACACACCCAAAGCTGTAGCTGGCCAGGAGGCCCAATCGACTACTGTTATGCAGCCGAAGGAGCATGCTACGACAAAGCCCTTGATTTTATCAAAGGTTCTGTAATGAGTTATTGTAATTCTTTAGGGTCATTTCATCCCTTAACTCGTGCTGTAATCGAGCAACACGCCAACACTAACGTAGCTGAACTGTCGGCTAATATCCAAACAGTTCATTTGGTTGATGAATACCCAATAGCAAAAGCCCCCTACTTTTTGTGGGATCCTTCTATAATGGCCGAACAATACATTGTACAAATAGCCAAAGATACCAACTTTGACGAAATAGTAAGTCAAGATACAACAACCGTACAATATACCAACTTTGATAACCAACTTACCAGTGGCTCAACGTACTATGTACGGGTAAAAGCTATTAATCGCTTGGGCAGTGCCGAATGGAGTAATACCGCTAAAATTATTGTTTCGGCTAGTAGCATTTTACCTCCTAAAACCATTAATATTCCTAAGTCATGGATTTTGGACTTGGCTCAAAACAATGTGCTCAAAGTACAACCATCTGCCAATGCTACCCAATACGAAATACAGTTTACCAGTACCTATGACTACCAATTTAGTTCGTCGGTACAGTCGGTATTTTTTGCAGAAACTGAAACTAAAATCAAGCTAAATTCTTCGTACAATACTAGTTTTTGGCGTATCAGAACAATAGTGGACACCCTAAAAGGAGCATGGTCTGACCCCAAAACGGTTTTGATATATAATTCAAACGACTGGGTCAACGACCTCCACACCGAGCATCTTACCAATCCTTCGGCAGGAATGACTCTATTCACTTATGACTATATAACTAACGGAAGTGCTCAAGTAACCCTAAAGATTAGTCCTAGCAATGATTTATCGAAGGTAGTTTATGAAAAAACCTATTCTCCATTTAGCTACAGCAATTCCAAATATATATTCAGAATTCCATCTTTAGAAAATAACAAAAGCTATCAAGCAACTCTCGAATATAATATGCTTGAGGAGTATCCATTAAGCTATTACCCCAAAGGAGTTATTGCCCAAAAAGTTAAGACTTTTGTTTATCAAAAGGCCAATATTGATACGAACCATGTTGCCTATATGGGTTTTGACAATATTCCTTTTATGGGAAATTTCGACTTACAGGGAGCTATCACACCTAAGCATTTTATTTATAAATCACAAATAGGTATCATTCTATTTGACCTCCAAACGCTTGCTCCTACAGTACTCAACAACCAAACTACCCAAGGAGCATTAGGTATTTTAAATACAAAAGGGTTTTATCCAGTCGGGGAAAACCAAATAGCAGTTATTGCACAAATGAGTAGGCGGCTAGAATACGATGGTTCTTTCCCAAAACCTGCTTATGCCATCAATATCATTGACAATAATACCCTAAATTTTGTTAGCTCAACCAACATTTCACTTCCTAGTAATTTTTCTTTTTATAAATATGATACTAAAACCCAATATATCTATGGATACACTTACGATAAGGGGGAATATATTATTGCCAAAATAGAAAACAATACCTTCAAAACTTTACTAAAAATAACCCCACCTCGTAGCAATCTGAACAGTTATTCGGCTCCTATCTGGAATAATGAATATCTGTTCCAACGATTTTATAACAACTCAGGTTATACTTTGGTAAGATATAAATTTAGCGATGGCTCTTTTACCGAATTTAGCAACAATGACCTAGAAAATATCTATTCATCTATCAACTACGATTTTATAGATTCTAAAGGACGATACTGGGCTTCACAAAATAATTCCCTTATCATGTTTGATGGTACAAAGTGGACTCGTTTTAACCAAAGCAACTCACTTATTACACGCCCTTACGTAATTACAGAAAATCCTACCTCTGGCGATATATTTGTTTTTGACAATAACAGTATCCTCAAGTTTTTTGATAATCAATGGTCAGAACTTGGTAAAATACAGTTATCTGTTAGTGGACTTTCGTCTATGTACGTAGATATAAATGGGCTTTTTTGGTTTTTATATGACGGATTTGTGATTCGATACAACCCTTGTACAGGAGAATATGCTACCCCAACCATCACACCCAATCCTTCATCGATTGAGTACGGCCAGCAGGTATCATTAACAGCCCAAGGCTGTGAGAAACAAGTACTTTGGAACTGGAACTCAACAAAAGAAAAAGGAGCAGGTCTTTACAATCAAAGTCCCCTAGAAGCATCGCCCCTAGCCAGCACCGAATATGTGGCAAAATGTTATTATGAAGGTTGTACAGGAAAAGAGGCCAATACCAAAATAACGATTATTCCTATTGTCCGTATTGATAGCGTAAGTACGGTATGCCTCAATCAGCCCCTAAAAGTATACGGTCGTGTATTGGGTGATTTTGAGCCTACAAATAGCTTTACCCAAATTATACAATCCAATGGTAAGGAGGTAAAGATAAAACCCTATCAGATAATTCATAATACCGACAATCAAGTAGTTTGGCTAAGTAATATTACCTCATTGAATACTGGTGATTATACTGTACACCTAGAGGGTTCGCTACCAAAGGCTATTTCTAAAGATACTGTTCAAGGAAAAATATTACCGATACCTCCTATCAAAATAACCTCGCCTCCAGCTTGCGAAGGTCAAACCTTACAAATGAGTGCTACAGGAGGACAACAATATTCTTTTTTCTTGAATAATCGCACTTTGGTTTCTACCAATGACCATGCAAGTATTGAAAAAGCTCTTTTGTCTACCAATCAAAGCTACGCCAAAGTAATAGGCTACGGAGCAAATGGCTGTCAGAATAGTGATTCTACTCGCATAACGGTATATGCGTTACCCCAAATTAGTATTAATGCTCCCTCTCAAGTATATCAATCTGGCGTTCTAACGTTGGGTGTCAATGGTGCTAGCACATACAATTGGACAGGGCCTGCTAATTTTGTAGCATCTTCGGCAGCTATTACTATTCTCAATGTTCAGCTTGCCAATGCTGGGGTTTATTCGGTAAGGGGCATTGACCAAAACGGTTGCACCAATACCGCCGAAGTTAAGATTGAAGTATTGATTCCATTAAGTACTCAAGAAGAGATAAATCAGGCTATCAAGGTATTCCCCAACCCTGCGTCTGATATACTTTCGGTACAAACAAGTCTGAAAGACGATGTACAACTCAATATTACCGATAGCCAAGGACGATATAGGTACATGAGTACATTTAGACAAAGTACTCAAATACCACTCAGAGAGTTCACATCTGGTGTGTATTTTATTCATCTAAGAAATACAAATACCGAAACCTTCCTGAAATTTATCGTTCAATGA
- a CDS encoding Gfo/Idh/MocA family protein — protein sequence MSLQKQSIRVLVVGCGNMGASHAIAYQSTEGFEICGIVSTGKSKEVLNERLGGGYALFNDYAEALNATKPDAVCISTYPDTHEAFAVMALEAGCHVFIEKPLADTVAGAQRVADLAKEKGKKVVVGYILRHHPSWEKFVEIAHDLGRPLVMRMNLNQQSHGVMWNVHRNLMKSLSPIVDCGVHYIDVMCQMTRSKPIQVNAIGARLTDDIPEGNYNYGQLQIRFEDGSVGWYEAGWGPMMSETAFFVKDVIGPKGCVSIVAKEAGSVGKSDNVDSHTKTESLRVHYANIDENNAFTKPDEWINLTDEPDHQELCNREQRFFLKALQEDLDLTDHLEDAVNSLRIAFACDESVKTGLPVML from the coding sequence ATGTCACTTCAGAAACAATCAATCAGAGTTCTTGTTGTAGGGTGTGGAAATATGGGGGCTTCTCATGCCATTGCTTATCAGTCAACCGAAGGTTTTGAAATTTGTGGAATCGTGTCTACTGGCAAAAGTAAGGAAGTACTCAATGAGCGATTAGGCGGAGGATATGCCCTTTTTAATGACTATGCCGAAGCCCTAAACGCTACCAAGCCCGATGCAGTATGTATTTCGACGTATCCCGATACGCACGAGGCTTTTGCTGTAATGGCCTTAGAGGCGGGTTGTCATGTATTCATTGAAAAACCCCTTGCCGATACAGTAGCAGGAGCACAACGAGTGGCTGATTTGGCCAAAGAAAAGGGTAAAAAAGTAGTGGTGGGTTATATTCTTCGTCATCATCCATCTTGGGAGAAGTTTGTCGAAATTGCACACGACTTGGGCCGTCCTTTGGTCATGCGAATGAACCTTAATCAGCAAAGCCACGGAGTTATGTGGAATGTTCACCGCAATTTGATGAAAAGCCTTAGCCCGATTGTTGATTGTGGGGTGCATTATATCGATGTGATGTGCCAAATGACTCGCTCAAAACCTATACAAGTTAATGCCATAGGGGCAAGGTTAACCGACGATATTCCTGAAGGAAATTATAATTATGGACAGCTCCAAATTCGTTTTGAAGATGGCTCAGTGGGTTGGTACGAAGCAGGATGGGGGCCTATGATGAGCGAAACAGCTTTTTTTGTGAAAGATGTAATTGGCCCTAAAGGCTGTGTGTCTATTGTGGCTAAAGAGGCTGGTAGTGTAGGCAAATCTGACAATGTGGACTCGCATACCAAAACCGAGTCGCTGAGGGTACATTATGCCAATATTGATGAAAATAATGCCTTTACTAAGCCCGACGAGTGGATAAACCTTACCGACGAACCCGACCACCAAGAGCTTTGTAACCGTGAACAACGCTTTTTCTTGAAAGCCCTACAGGAAGATTTGGACTTAACCGACCATTTGGAGGATGCCGTAAATAGCCTTAGAATAGCCTTCGCTTGCGACGAATCAGTAAAAACTGGGTTGCCAGTAATGTTATAA
- a CDS encoding helix-turn-helix transcriptional regulator: MNRIDRITAILIQLQSKKIVKAQEIADRFEISLRTVYRDIRTLEEAGVPIIGEAGVGYSIMEGYRLPPIMFTKEEATAFMTAEKLVEKLTDNFTKTTYQSAMYKVKAVLKLAEKDYLDLISAHIEVLENPYLPKHNNETVHLQKILHSISERRVLKMEYFANHSQESTTRLVEPVGIFLLATAWHLIAYCQLRKDYRNFRIDRVVHIEETNQFFEKEHPALQNYLPQMTRRENIHTVIIRVKKEVVRYFGDQKFYNGFVSQKDLGDEVEMTFLTSSINGFAHWYLNFGEYAQIVEPQALRDKVKQIVEKMLGYL; the protein is encoded by the coding sequence ATGAACCGAATCGACCGTATTACGGCAATTTTGATTCAACTACAGTCAAAAAAAATAGTAAAAGCCCAAGAAATTGCCGACCGATTCGAGATAAGTCTCCGAACGGTTTACCGTGACATTCGTACCCTCGAAGAAGCCGGAGTACCTATTATTGGCGAAGCAGGGGTAGGGTATAGTATTATGGAGGGGTATCGACTGCCTCCCATTATGTTTACCAAAGAAGAGGCCACGGCCTTTATGACAGCCGAAAAACTGGTAGAAAAACTCACTGATAATTTTACCAAAACTACCTATCAGTCAGCTATGTATAAGGTAAAGGCAGTGCTAAAACTTGCCGAAAAAGACTATCTCGATCTTATTTCGGCACATATCGAAGTGCTAGAAAATCCGTATTTGCCCAAACACAATAACGAAACAGTACATCTTCAAAAAATCTTGCATAGTATTTCAGAAAGAAGAGTTTTAAAAATGGAATATTTTGCCAATCATAGCCAAGAAAGTACCACTAGGCTGGTTGAACCCGTCGGGATTTTTCTGCTGGCAACAGCTTGGCACTTAATTGCGTATTGTCAGTTGCGTAAGGACTATCGTAATTTTCGGATTGATAGGGTTGTACATATTGAAGAAACCAATCAGTTTTTTGAAAAAGAACATCCCGCTCTTCAAAACTACCTGCCTCAAATGACTCGTCGAGAAAATATCCATACCGTTATTATTCGGGTAAAAAAAGAGGTGGTTCGGTACTTTGGTGACCAAAAATTTTATAACGGTTTTGTATCTCAAAAAGACTTAGGCGACGAAGTTGAAATGACCTTCTTGACATCTTCTATCAATGGATTTGCTCATTGGTATTTGAACTTTGGAGAATATGCCCAAATCGTCGAGCCTCAAGCTTTGCGAGATAAGGTAAAACAGATTGTAGAAAAAATGTTGGGATATTTGTGA
- a CDS encoding DinB family protein, with amino-acid sequence MTVIEQFQREFESEVLTTRKMLSIVPQDKFEWQPHPKSMTLKRLATHVAELPSWIGMTLTTSELDFENNAYEPQVISSTADLLAYFEQNVLDGREYLKNAKEEQLSEIWTLRSGATVYSSDPKVDVLRMSFSQTIHHRAQLGVFLRLLDIPIPGSYGPSADDMSF; translated from the coding sequence ATGACAGTGATTGAACAATTCCAAAGAGAGTTTGAAAGCGAAGTTCTTACCACTCGCAAAATGCTGAGTATTGTACCTCAAGACAAATTTGAATGGCAACCTCACCCCAAAAGTATGACCCTCAAGCGACTCGCAACTCATGTGGCCGAGCTACCAAGCTGGATTGGAATGACCCTTACAACCTCCGAACTTGATTTTGAGAATAATGCCTACGAACCTCAAGTAATTAGCTCTACCGCCGATTTATTGGCTTATTTCGAGCAAAACGTTCTGGACGGACGTGAATATCTCAAAAATGCTAAAGAAGAACAACTATCAGAAATATGGACACTGCGAAGTGGGGCTACGGTATATAGTTCCGACCCCAAAGTAGATGTACTTCGTATGTCTTTTTCACAAACAATTCATCATCGAGCTCAATTAGGTGTTTTCTTACGCCTTTTAGATATACCTATTCCAGGAAGTTATGGGCCAAGTGCCGATGATATGAGCTTCTAA
- a CDS encoding fatty acid desaturase, which translates to MAYQKDFTYVSGTEPHRIRTREIIKAHPEVKKLITKNPMTFAWILGCVSLQVVMAYLVKDQAWWVILAAAWCIGAFPTHTLFVCIHEAAHNLIFKKPSWNVYAGIIANFPSLAPTAISFKNYHLKHHAFQGVHELDADLPDFWEAKLINNYFIGKMLWLLFFPIFQAIRTLRCLELAVFDRFVIMNIVCQLAFDAAIVYTMGWPALAYLGASFMFSVGLHPLGARWIQEHYLVLDKNQETYSYYGGLNTINMNVGYHNEHHDMPSVPWNNLPKLKATAPEFYDNLKYHTSFTKLFFTFLFSQEVGLYSRIVRKERGRVSLEDNSTPDIQLLQNK; encoded by the coding sequence ATGGCTTATCAAAAAGATTTTACCTATGTTTCTGGTACGGAACCACATCGTATCCGTACACGTGAAATTATCAAAGCCCACCCTGAGGTAAAAAAATTAATTACTAAAAATCCAATGACATTTGCCTGGATTTTAGGGTGTGTATCACTTCAAGTTGTTATGGCCTATTTAGTAAAAGACCAAGCTTGGTGGGTAATTTTAGCGGCAGCATGGTGCATCGGAGCGTTTCCTACACATACATTGTTTGTATGTATTCACGAAGCAGCCCACAACCTTATTTTCAAAAAGCCTTCTTGGAATGTATATGCAGGGATTATTGCCAATTTCCCTTCATTAGCTCCAACAGCCATTTCATTCAAAAACTATCACCTCAAACATCATGCGTTTCAGGGGGTTCATGAGTTAGATGCCGACCTACCTGACTTCTGGGAAGCTAAATTGATTAATAACTATTTTATTGGTAAAATGTTGTGGTTGTTGTTCTTCCCAATTTTTCAAGCAATCAGAACTTTGCGTTGCTTAGAATTGGCAGTATTTGACCGTTTTGTTATCATGAACATTGTTTGTCAGTTGGCTTTTGATGCTGCTATTGTTTATACTATGGGCTGGCCTGCTTTGGCTTATCTAGGAGCTAGCTTTATGTTTTCGGTAGGCTTGCACCCACTTGGAGCTCGCTGGATTCAGGAACACTATTTGGTGTTGGACAAAAACCAAGAAACTTATAGCTATTATGGTGGATTGAACACTATCAATATGAACGTTGGATACCACAACGAACACCACGATATGCCTTCTGTACCTTGGAACAACTTGCCTAAGCTAAAGGCTACTGCTCCTGAGTTTTATGATAATCTCAAATATCATACTTCATTCACTAAATTATTCTTTACGTTCTTGTTTAGCCAAGAAGTTGGGTTGTATTCGAGAATTGTAAGAAAAGAAAGAGGCAGAGTTTCGCTCGAAGATAATTCAACGCCTGATATTCAGTTGTTGCAAAATAAGTAA